Proteins co-encoded in one Christiangramia fulva genomic window:
- the meaB gene encoding methylmalonyl Co-A mutase-associated GTPase MeaB: MNKKEGKSALNESKNKPEARNISNASAQRIRSFRKKKFSADELVEQLLQGNKTALGRAITLIESNQKKHQQQANIILEKALPFSQKSIRIGITGVPGVGKSTFIESFGSFLISKGKKVAVLAVDPSSSVSHGSILGDKTRMENLVKEPDAFIRPSPSGDSLGGVARKTRESIVLCEAAGFDVILIETVGVGQSETTVHSMTDFFLLLKLSGAGDELQGIKRGIVEMADAIVINKADGENLKAARDAKLEFSRALQLYPAKESGWKPSVKLCSALLNEGIEDIWKMISDFRKEVEENKFFFKNRQEQNKFWMYQTINDYLKNRFYENETVKKALKEQLKLIEENKTTAFAAAKYLLSLT; encoded by the coding sequence TTGAACAAAAAGGAAGGAAAATCAGCCTTAAATGAATCGAAAAACAAACCTGAAGCCCGCAATATTAGTAATGCATCGGCGCAAAGGATCAGGAGTTTCCGAAAAAAAAAATTTAGCGCAGACGAACTGGTAGAGCAATTGCTCCAGGGCAATAAAACTGCGTTAGGCCGAGCGATCACCCTTATTGAAAGCAATCAAAAAAAACATCAGCAACAGGCAAACATCATTCTTGAAAAAGCCTTGCCTTTTTCTCAAAAATCAATCAGAATAGGAATTACAGGTGTACCGGGGGTAGGAAAAAGTACTTTTATTGAAAGCTTTGGTAGTTTTCTGATCTCAAAGGGCAAAAAAGTGGCGGTGCTGGCAGTAGATCCCAGTAGTTCTGTATCCCACGGAAGTATTTTAGGAGATAAAACCCGGATGGAAAACCTGGTAAAGGAACCAGATGCCTTTATTCGACCTTCTCCCAGTGGCGATTCCCTTGGAGGTGTGGCCAGAAAAACCCGTGAAAGTATTGTTCTCTGCGAGGCCGCAGGTTTCGATGTTATTCTAATTGAAACCGTAGGAGTTGGACAAAGCGAGACCACTGTACACAGCATGACCGACTTTTTTCTTTTGTTGAAACTCTCCGGTGCCGGCGATGAACTTCAAGGTATCAAAAGAGGAATTGTTGAAATGGCAGATGCCATTGTCATTAACAAAGCCGATGGAGAAAATTTAAAGGCCGCACGCGACGCAAAACTTGAATTCAGCCGGGCACTTCAACTTTATCCCGCCAAAGAAAGCGGCTGGAAACCTTCAGTGAAACTCTGCAGCGCACTTCTTAATGAAGGAATTGAAGATATCTGGAAAATGATTTCTGATTTTAGGAAAGAGGTGGAAGAGAATAAATTTTTCTTCAAAAACAGGCAGGAACAGAACAAATTCTGGATGTATCAAACCATCAACGATTACCTGAAAAACCGGTTTTATGAAAATGAAACTGTAAAAAAAGCCTTAAAAGAACAGCTTAAACTTATCGAAGAGAATAAAACCACAGCCTTCGCCGCAGCAAAATATCTTTTAAGCCTTACCTGA
- a CDS encoding M20/M25/M40 family metallo-hydrolase, translated as MKSFKSLLILLFLSFSVVAQDQSDKDSLNIRNFYDMSLLHGKSYDWLDYLSNEIGGRLSGSYEAQQAVEYTKSELEKLGLDKVWLQPVMVPKWVRGEREFGYIQTGPGSTRNINITALGGSVATPQGGTRAKVIEVQGIEDLAEYGRKNIEGKIVFFNRPMRADLINTFEAYGGAVDQRHDGAKEAAKYGAVGVIVRSMNLRLDDYPHAGNMSYGDLPKSERIPAAAISTNDVEYLSGLLKIQKDLELYFKLNCKQLDDVQSYNVIGEITGSEHPEKIMVVGGHLDSWDLGDGSHDDGAGVVQSMEVLRLFKETGYKPKNTIRVVLFMNEENGLRGGKKYAEVAKEKGENHVFALESDSGGFTPRGFGFEANDAQFEKIQSWKPLFEPYLIHYFERGESGADIGPLKGGNTVLAGLKPDSQRYFDYHHTAIDTFDKVSKRELELGAATMASLMYLVDKYGFDNSHKADSASSQ; from the coding sequence ATGAAATCTTTTAAATCTCTTCTAATACTATTGTTTCTGAGTTTTTCTGTGGTTGCACAGGATCAAAGCGATAAAGATTCCCTTAATATTCGTAATTTTTATGATATGTCCCTGCTGCATGGCAAAAGCTATGATTGGCTGGATTATCTTTCCAATGAAATTGGCGGCAGGCTTTCAGGTTCTTACGAAGCCCAACAGGCAGTGGAATATACAAAAAGCGAGCTTGAAAAACTCGGTTTGGATAAAGTCTGGTTGCAACCGGTTATGGTACCAAAATGGGTGCGTGGGGAAAGGGAATTCGGTTATATTCAAACCGGGCCCGGTTCTACCAGAAATATTAATATCACAGCTCTTGGAGGATCAGTTGCGACCCCTCAGGGAGGTACCAGGGCTAAAGTTATTGAAGTACAGGGAATTGAAGACCTGGCTGAATATGGCCGTAAAAATATTGAAGGAAAGATCGTTTTTTTCAATCGTCCCATGCGTGCCGACCTGATCAATACCTTTGAAGCTTATGGCGGAGCGGTAGATCAGCGTCATGACGGAGCCAAAGAAGCAGCAAAATATGGAGCTGTGGGAGTGATCGTTCGTTCTATGAACCTTCGCCTTGATGATTATCCGCATGCCGGAAATATGAGTTATGGTGATCTTCCAAAAAGTGAAAGAATACCCGCTGCCGCGATCTCTACTAATGATGTTGAATATCTTAGCGGATTGTTGAAAATTCAGAAAGACCTGGAACTTTATTTTAAACTCAACTGCAAACAACTCGATGATGTTCAATCTTATAATGTGATCGGCGAAATTACCGGAAGCGAACATCCCGAAAAGATTATGGTCGTTGGCGGGCACCTGGATTCCTGGGATCTTGGCGACGGTTCGCATGATGACGGAGCCGGAGTAGTACAATCTATGGAAGTGTTGAGGTTGTTCAAAGAAACCGGGTATAAACCTAAAAATACCATTCGTGTTGTTCTTTTTATGAATGAAGAAAATGGTCTTCGCGGTGGAAAGAAATATGCCGAAGTCGCAAAAGAAAAAGGAGAAAATCATGTTTTTGCCCTGGAAAGTGACTCCGGCGGATTTACCCCAAGAGGATTCGGATTTGAGGCTAATGATGCTCAATTTGAAAAGATCCAATCCTGGAAACCACTTTTTGAACCTTACTTGATCCATTATTTTGAGAGAGGTGAATCGGGAGCCGATATTGGTCCTCTGAAAGGTGGCAATACAGTTCTTGCCGGTTTAAAACCAGATTCACAGCGTTATTTTGATTATCATCATACCGCTATAGATACTTTCGATAAGGTTAGCAAACGGGAATTGGAACTCGGTGCGGCTACGATGGCATCTTTAATGTACCTTGTAGATAAATACGGATTCGATAATAGTCACAAAGCAGACTCTGCTTCAAGTCAGTAA
- a CDS encoding PPK2 family polyphosphate kinase has protein sequence MRSIDHSKFRVVEDIRLSKTETYLDLNTSEKNIIKELEKIRKDLGEWQDKLYAHGKYSVLICLQGMDTSGKDSLIREVFKDFNSRGVVVHSFKSPSTNELRHDYLWRHYVALPERGKFGVFNRTHYENVLVTRVHPEYILNENLPHVNSIKDIDENFWQTRFREIRDFERHISENGTIIFKFFLHLSKEEQKHRLLRRLDKPNKIWKFSPGDLKERKIWSQYQLSYQEAINNTSTEKAPWYIIPADSKPSARYLVAKILLEELTNYEDVKEPPPSPEVKKNMDEYREQLKKE, from the coding sequence ATGCGCAGTATAGACCATTCAAAATTTCGGGTTGTTGAGGATATCAGACTTTCAAAAACTGAAACCTATTTAGACCTGAATACTTCAGAAAAAAATATTATAAAAGAATTGGAGAAGATCAGGAAGGATCTTGGGGAATGGCAGGATAAGCTGTATGCCCACGGGAAATATTCAGTATTGATCTGTCTTCAGGGAATGGATACTTCCGGAAAAGACAGCCTTATTAGGGAAGTTTTCAAAGATTTCAACAGCCGGGGAGTGGTGGTGCATAGCTTTAAATCGCCTTCAACTAACGAGCTGCGCCATGATTATCTCTGGCGGCATTACGTCGCATTGCCGGAAAGGGGAAAATTCGGAGTTTTTAACAGAACCCATTACGAAAATGTTCTGGTCACAAGAGTTCATCCCGAATATATCTTGAATGAAAATCTTCCGCATGTGAATTCGATAAAAGATATAGATGAAAATTTCTGGCAGACCAGGTTCCGAGAAATCAGGGATTTTGAAAGGCATATTTCTGAAAATGGAACCATCATTTTCAAATTTTTTCTTCACCTTTCAAAAGAGGAACAAAAACACCGCCTGCTAAGAAGGCTGGATAAACCCAATAAAATCTGGAAATTTTCCCCCGGCGATCTTAAAGAACGAAAGATTTGGAGCCAATACCAGCTTTCTTACCAGGAAGCGATTAATAATACATCTACTGAAAAGGCTCCCTGGTACATAATTCCGGCCGATAGTAAACCTTCGGCAAGATACCTTGTTGCAAAGATTCTACTTGAAGAGTTAACAAACTATGAAGATGTGAAAGAACCGCCACCGTCTCCCGAAGTGAAAAAAAATATGGATGAATATCGTGAACAACTAAAAAAGGAATAG
- a CDS encoding MATE family efflux transporter, with the protein MELTSYTKEFGRNLQIAYPVMLGQLGHVMVGLADNIMVGQLGAAPLAAVSLGNAMIFIAMSLGIGFSFAITPLIAEADGAEDLLGGRSYFHHGVILSTINGIFLFILLLIAKPLLYYLDQPPEVVTLAIPYLNIVALSMIPLMMFQAFKQFADGLSQTRYAMYATLIANVVNILFNYLLIYGIWIFPRLELEGAAIGTLISRFFMLWFIWEILRRKTKFSEYFKWSKKEMIKLDIFKRILSLGLPTALQMLFEVAIFTATIFLAGNLGTNPQAANQIALNLASMTFMIAVGLGVTATIRVGNQVGLKRYRELRRIGFSIFLLVFLIEAIFAILFIVLKDLLPTFYIDNAEVIMLAAQLLVIASLFQLSDGMQVVILGALRGLQDVKIPTVICFIAYWIIGFPVSFYFGQAERLGSMGIWLGLLAGLTSSALLLYFRFNYLSKKLIHSKERTVKYGAS; encoded by the coding sequence TTGGAGTTAACATCCTATACCAAAGAATTCGGTAGAAATCTTCAAATCGCATACCCTGTCATGCTCGGGCAGCTGGGGCATGTCATGGTGGGTCTCGCCGATAATATTATGGTGGGACAGCTTGGGGCGGCACCGCTTGCCGCAGTTTCTTTGGGCAATGCGATGATTTTTATTGCCATGTCTTTGGGAATAGGTTTCTCTTTTGCCATTACTCCTTTAATTGCTGAAGCCGATGGTGCTGAGGACCTGTTAGGTGGCCGAAGTTATTTTCATCATGGTGTTATTCTGTCAACCATAAATGGAATTTTTCTGTTTATCCTGCTGCTTATCGCTAAACCTCTCCTTTATTATTTAGATCAACCACCCGAAGTGGTAACACTCGCTATTCCGTATTTGAATATAGTGGCTCTTTCCATGATCCCGTTGATGATGTTCCAGGCCTTCAAACAATTTGCCGACGGACTTTCACAAACGCGCTATGCCATGTATGCTACTCTTATAGCCAATGTGGTAAATATTCTGTTTAATTACTTGCTCATTTATGGGATATGGATATTTCCGAGGCTTGAGTTGGAGGGAGCGGCGATAGGAACTTTAATTTCAAGGTTCTTTATGCTCTGGTTTATTTGGGAAATCCTGAGAAGGAAAACAAAATTCTCAGAATATTTCAAGTGGTCAAAAAAGGAAATGATCAAACTTGACATTTTTAAAAGGATTTTATCTTTAGGATTGCCCACAGCTTTACAGATGCTTTTTGAAGTAGCAATATTCACGGCAACCATTTTCCTGGCCGGAAACCTTGGAACCAATCCGCAGGCAGCCAACCAAATCGCTCTCAATCTTGCTTCCATGACGTTTATGATAGCAGTGGGCCTTGGTGTTACAGCGACAATACGAGTGGGAAACCAGGTAGGACTTAAACGATACAGGGAGTTGCGGAGAATTGGATTTTCAATTTTCTTACTGGTTTTTCTTATTGAAGCTATCTTTGCTATTCTTTTTATTGTCCTAAAAGACCTTTTACCAACTTTTTATATAGATAATGCCGAGGTGATTATGCTCGCTGCACAATTACTGGTAATTGCCTCGCTTTTTCAATTAAGCGATGGAATGCAGGTGGTGATTTTAGGAGCTTTAAGAGGGCTTCAGGATGTGAAAATACCCACGGTGATCTGTTTTATCGCTTACTGGATCATAGGCTTTCCCGTGAGTTTTTATTTCGGGCAGGCTGAAAGGCTGGGAAGTATGGGTATCTGGCTGGGATTGCTGGCCGGACTCACTTCTTCCGCTTTATTGTTGTATTTTAGATTTAATTATCTGAGCAAAAAATTAATTCATTCAAAAGAAAGAACTGTAAAATATGGAGCTTCCTAA
- a CDS encoding phosphatase PAP2 family protein yields MEKLAALDRELFLYFNNLGSERWDWLWVALSDKWMAIPFYAVLLYLLFKKLGWRSTLITMLVVALLITATDQLANFFKHTFERPRPCRQEGVMEFARFVAERCGRYGFFSAHSANSMGVAVFLSLIFKSFYRNLYLILIFWAILVSYSRIYLGVHYPGDVLTGWFFGVILGFLFYQLWLKIYEKLRKAKENSGKA; encoded by the coding sequence ATGGAAAAACTGGCTGCACTGGACAGGGAGTTGTTCCTGTATTTCAACAATCTTGGCTCAGAACGCTGGGACTGGTTGTGGGTCGCACTTAGCGATAAATGGATGGCGATCCCATTCTATGCGGTTTTGTTGTACCTTTTATTTAAAAAACTCGGTTGGAGATCTACTCTCATCACTATGCTGGTGGTCGCCTTACTTATTACAGCTACCGATCAACTTGCCAATTTTTTCAAACATACTTTTGAACGGCCGCGACCATGCCGGCAGGAAGGAGTGATGGAATTCGCAAGGTTCGTTGCCGAGCGCTGCGGTCGTTATGGGTTCTTTTCGGCACATTCGGCAAATTCGATGGGAGTAGCGGTATTTTTAAGTCTGATTTTCAAAAGCTTTTATAGGAACCTTTATCTAATCCTTATTTTTTGGGCAATACTGGTATCGTACAGCCGAATTTATCTCGGGGTGCATTATCCCGGCGACGTACTCACCGGATGGTTCTTCGGGGTAATTTTAGGATTCCTTTTCTATCAGCTCTGGCTGAAGATCTATGAGAAATTGAGAAAGGCAAAAGAGAATTCAGGTAAGGCTTAA
- a CDS encoding organic hydroperoxide resistance protein, producing the protein MKTLYKTKVTTTGGRKGRVKSEDGVLNLSLSLPEGLGGKGGNNTNAEQLFGAAYSACFGSALEEVADKHEVKLGDFSVTATVKIGKTDKGNLQLAVILDSFLPGVEVKMGEQLVNEAHEICPYSRATRDNIDVTLNLLIEE; encoded by the coding sequence ATGAAAACATTATATAAAACGAAGGTGACCACCACCGGCGGAAGAAAAGGTAGGGTAAAAAGTGAAGACGGTGTCCTGAATCTATCTTTAAGCCTGCCGGAAGGACTTGGGGGAAAAGGCGGAAATAATACCAATGCCGAACAACTCTTCGGAGCCGCTTATTCGGCCTGTTTCGGAAGTGCACTTGAAGAAGTAGCCGACAAGCACGAAGTGAAATTAGGAGATTTCAGCGTCACTGCTACTGTTAAAATAGGCAAAACCGACAAAGGGAATTTGCAGCTGGCCGTGATCCTGGATTCTTTTTTGCCCGGAGTTGAGGTGAAAATGGGAGAACAATTGGTAAATGAAGCTCATGAAATTTGTCCTTATTCCAGAGCCACACGTGATAATATTGATGTTACTCTTAATTTGCTGATTGA